A stretch of Shinella zoogloeoides DNA encodes these proteins:
- a CDS encoding LysM peptidoglycan-binding domain-containing protein: protein MMKNRTGLVALIVLAVATLLMIFLVLPNMNKEKPAETPVATLVGKPAEGGGETTAADGKQARAKSGQTDEAPAAAATTEETAKAAETPADPAAAWVTPAFDLLRVEPDGSTVIAGRGQPNTKLEIRNGETVVATADIGPSGDFAAVFDQPLAAGDYQLTLNTKDDKGATKTSEEVATVSVPKDGSGELLAMVSRPGEASRLITVPDTAAKAADTATTTAGQAAGEVASAEVGGTAAVSQTQQVAGDAAATAASAVKAEARVSAVELEGKRMFIAGTARPGALVRIYADDTLVGEAKADDAGRYVVDGEIDLPVGRHSVRADVMSADGSKVDFRASVPFDRPEGEQVAVVAQEGAAGDAGPALGLIGGGAFDKLRAEADKAIALLKGLYANGRLPGAEELAAARSATEIALKSLAEFKPGEEEGEAARAMAAKASAAAASALSRLQALPADADAVGEALGSIETAVADALAPAIDKAKVAAGDVKAAADNSIERLATQAATLQQQFAALFADGRNADPAEIRTARVALEDALKGITGFVAPGDAAVDVAAAIEKLKGWASTALDRLAAIPADAGRDAYQPALVALEGMPSVTAAESATTAASGSATNGEAAAEEPATVEQAPLKESKTSVIIRRGDTLWQISRRIYGKGVRYTTIYLANEDQIANPDRIIPGQVFGVPDKTVESDAEAEKLHRKRVRGN, encoded by the coding sequence ATGATGAAGAACAGGACTGGCCTGGTGGCCTTGATCGTGCTGGCGGTGGCAACGTTGCTCATGATCTTCCTCGTGCTGCCCAACATGAACAAGGAAAAGCCGGCGGAAACGCCCGTCGCGACGCTGGTCGGCAAGCCGGCGGAAGGCGGCGGCGAGACGACGGCCGCCGATGGCAAGCAGGCCCGCGCCAAGTCCGGCCAGACGGATGAAGCGCCGGCTGCCGCTGCAACGACCGAGGAGACCGCCAAGGCGGCGGAGACGCCCGCCGATCCTGCGGCCGCGTGGGTCACGCCGGCCTTCGATCTCCTGCGCGTCGAGCCGGACGGCTCCACCGTCATCGCCGGTCGCGGCCAGCCGAACACGAAGCTGGAGATCCGCAATGGCGAGACGGTCGTCGCGACGGCCGATATCGGCCCCTCGGGCGATTTCGCCGCGGTCTTCGACCAGCCGCTGGCGGCCGGCGACTACCAGCTCACCCTCAACACGAAGGACGACAAGGGCGCCACGAAGACCTCGGAAGAGGTGGCGACCGTCTCCGTGCCGAAGGACGGCAGCGGCGAGCTGCTCGCCATGGTCTCGCGGCCCGGCGAGGCGAGCCGCCTGATCACCGTGCCGGATACGGCGGCAAAGGCCGCCGATACGGCCACGACGACGGCCGGACAGGCTGCCGGCGAGGTCGCATCCGCGGAAGTCGGCGGAACGGCCGCCGTCTCGCAGACGCAGCAGGTTGCCGGCGACGCCGCGGCGACGGCCGCATCGGCCGTCAAGGCCGAGGCCCGTGTCTCGGCCGTCGAGCTGGAGGGCAAGCGCATGTTCATCGCCGGCACGGCCCGGCCCGGCGCGCTCGTGCGTATCTATGCCGACGACACGCTCGTCGGCGAGGCGAAGGCCGATGACGCGGGCCGCTATGTCGTGGACGGCGAGATCGATCTGCCGGTCGGTCGCCATAGCGTGCGCGCCGACGTGATGAGCGCGGACGGCAGCAAGGTCGATTTCCGTGCTTCCGTTCCGTTCGACCGGCCGGAGGGCGAGCAGGTCGCGGTCGTGGCGCAGGAGGGCGCGGCAGGCGATGCCGGTCCGGCGCTCGGCCTTATCGGCGGCGGCGCCTTCGACAAGCTGCGCGCCGAGGCCGACAAGGCGATCGCGCTCCTCAAGGGACTTTATGCGAACGGCCGCCTGCCGGGTGCGGAGGAACTGGCTGCGGCCCGCTCGGCGACGGAGATCGCGCTGAAGTCGCTGGCCGAATTCAAGCCGGGCGAGGAAGAGGGTGAAGCTGCCCGTGCCATGGCCGCCAAGGCTTCGGCCGCCGCGGCTTCTGCGCTCTCCCGTCTCCAGGCCTTGCCCGCCGATGCCGATGCTGTCGGCGAGGCGCTCGGTTCGATCGAGACGGCGGTCGCCGATGCGCTGGCCCCGGCTATCGACAAGGCGAAGGTCGCCGCGGGCGACGTCAAGGCCGCCGCGGATAATTCCATCGAACGGCTGGCAACGCAGGCCGCAACCCTCCAGCAGCAGTTCGCCGCGCTCTTTGCCGATGGCCGCAATGCCGACCCGGCGGAGATCCGGACCGCGCGCGTCGCGCTCGAGGATGCGCTGAAGGGCATCACGGGCTTTGTCGCGCCGGGGGATGCGGCGGTGGATGTCGCCGCCGCCATCGAGAAGCTGAAGGGCTGGGCCTCGACGGCGCTCGATCGTCTCGCCGCGATCCCGGCGGATGCGGGCAGGGATGCCTACCAGCCGGCGCTTGTCGCGCTCGAGGGCATGCCGTCGGTGACCGCCGCCGAAAGCGCGACGACCGCCGCCTCCGGGTCCGCGACCAATGGCGAAGCCGCCGCGGAAGAGCCGGCGACCGTGGAGCAGGCCCCGCTGAAGGAAAGCAAGACCTCGGTCATCATTCGTCGCGGCGATACGCTGTGGCAGATTTCCCGCCGCATCTACGGCAAGGGCGTGCGCTACACGACCATCTACCTTGCCAACGAGGACCAGATCGCCAACCCGGACCGTATCATCCCCGGCCAGGTCTTCGGCGTGCCGGACAAGACGGTGGAGAGCGACGCCGAGGCGGAGAAGCTGCATCGCAAGCGCGTTCGCGGAAATTGA
- a CDS encoding ABCB family ABC transporter ATP-binding protein/permease: MRPGASPVEASVATTTKKTVSADHSNLLQTLVNLWPYMWPSDRPDLKMRVVWASVFLLASKIVLLLVPYFFKWATDALNDKPDAVGLLPTFLLGAVMLVLAYNGARILQAGLNQLRDALFASVGQYAVRQLAYRTFVHLHRLSLRFHLERRTGGLSRVIERGTKGIETIVRFTILNSVPTFIEFLLTAAVFWQGYGLQYLLVTAVTVWLYIWFTVRASDWRISIRRAMNDSDTEANTKAIDSLLNFETVKYFGNEEMEARRFDQSMERYEKSATQVWTSLGWLNFGQALIFGVGMAIMMAMSALAVQRGEQTVGDFVFINAMLIQLAIPLNFIGFVYREIRQGLTDIEQMFDLLEVEQEVQDKPGAVELAAADGAISFKDVHFAYDPARPILKGISFDVPAGKTVAVVGPSGAGKSTLSRLLYRFYDVQEGAITIDGQDVRDVTQKSLRKVIGMVPQDTVLFNDTIAYNIRYGRPGATDEEVTAAAEAAQIGPFIRHLPGGFKAMVGERGLKLSGGEKQRVAIARTILKSPPILILDEATSALDTRTEQEIQAALDVVSKNRTTLVIAHRLSTVISADEIIVLKDGVIAERGTHGELMQRDDGLYASMWNRQREAVQAEERLKQVRESDDLGIVTRGVPAAE, translated from the coding sequence ATGAGACCGGGCGCAAGCCCGGTGGAGGCCAGCGTGGCAACGACGACGAAGAAAACGGTTTCGGCCGACCATAGCAATCTCCTCCAGACGCTGGTGAACCTGTGGCCCTATATGTGGCCTTCGGACCGGCCGGATCTGAAGATGCGGGTCGTCTGGGCGTCTGTCTTCCTGCTTGCCTCCAAGATCGTCCTGCTGCTCGTGCCCTATTTCTTCAAATGGGCGACGGATGCGCTGAACGACAAGCCGGATGCCGTCGGCCTGCTGCCGACCTTCCTGCTCGGCGCGGTCATGCTGGTGCTGGCCTATAACGGCGCGCGTATCCTGCAGGCCGGCCTCAATCAGCTTCGCGACGCGCTCTTCGCCAGCGTCGGGCAATATGCCGTGCGCCAGCTTGCCTATCGCACCTTCGTGCACCTGCATCGCCTGTCCCTGCGCTTCCATCTTGAACGGCGCACCGGCGGGCTGTCGCGCGTCATCGAGCGCGGCACCAAGGGCATTGAGACCATCGTGCGGTTCACGATCCTCAACAGCGTGCCGACCTTCATCGAATTCCTTCTGACCGCCGCCGTCTTCTGGCAGGGCTATGGGCTGCAATATCTGCTCGTCACCGCCGTCACCGTCTGGCTCTATATCTGGTTCACCGTGCGGGCGAGCGACTGGCGCATCTCCATCCGCCGCGCGATGAACGACAGCGATACGGAGGCCAATACCAAGGCCATCGACTCGCTCCTCAATTTCGAGACCGTCAAGTATTTCGGCAATGAGGAGATGGAGGCCCGCCGCTTCGACCAGTCGATGGAGCGCTACGAAAAATCCGCCACGCAGGTCTGGACCTCGCTCGGCTGGCTGAACTTCGGCCAGGCGCTGATCTTCGGCGTCGGCATGGCGATCATGATGGCCATGTCCGCCCTTGCCGTGCAGCGCGGTGAGCAGACGGTCGGTGATTTCGTCTTCATCAACGCCATGCTGATCCAGCTCGCCATCCCGCTCAATTTCATCGGTTTCGTCTATCGCGAAATCCGCCAGGGCCTCACCGATATCGAGCAGATGTTCGACCTGCTGGAAGTGGAGCAGGAAGTGCAGGACAAGCCGGGCGCGGTAGAGCTTGCCGCCGCCGACGGCGCGATCTCCTTCAAGGACGTGCATTTCGCCTATGACCCGGCCCGGCCGATCCTTAAGGGCATCTCCTTTGATGTACCGGCCGGCAAGACCGTCGCCGTCGTCGGCCCATCGGGCGCCGGCAAGTCGACGCTCTCGCGCCTCCTCTACCGTTTCTACGACGTGCAGGAGGGGGCGATCACCATCGATGGGCAGGATGTGCGCGACGTCACGCAGAAGAGCCTGCGCAAGGTCATCGGCATGGTGCCGCAGGATACCGTGCTCTTCAACGACACCATCGCCTACAACATCCGCTACGGCCGCCCCGGCGCTACGGACGAGGAAGTCACCGCCGCCGCCGAAGCGGCCCAGATCGGTCCCTTCATCCGGCACCTGCCGGGCGGCTTCAAGGCGATGGTCGGCGAACGCGGCCTGAAACTCTCCGGCGGTGAGAAGCAACGCGTCGCCATCGCCCGCACGATCCTGAAAAGCCCGCCGATCCTCATCCTCGACGAGGCGACCTCGGCGCTCGACACACGCACCGAGCAGGAAATCCAGGCGGCGCTCGACGTCGTGTCGAAGAACCGCACGACGCTGGTCATCGCCCACCGCCTCTCCACGGTCATCTCAGCGGATGAGATCATCGTGCTGAAAGACGGCGTTATCGCCGAGCGCGGCACGCATGGCGAACTGATGCAGCGCGACGACGGCCTCTATGCCTCCATGTGGAACCGCCAGCGCGAGGCGGTGCAGGCCGAGGAACGGCTGAAGCAGGTGCGCGAAAGCGACGACCTCGGGATCGTGACGCGCGGCGTTCCGGCGGCCGAGTGA
- a CDS encoding VOC family protein — protein MYGAQEEQPLLSGAEPVLYVTDFPAALAFYTRKLGFALDITYGDPPFYGIVQRDRARLCLRLVEGPVFAGDVREREELLSASITLDSAAAIERLFLDYQAADVPFHLALTTQPWGARNVIVRDPAGNLILFAAPGD, from the coding sequence ATGTATGGCGCACAGGAAGAACAGCCCCTTCTCAGCGGCGCGGAACCGGTCCTCTACGTGACCGACTTTCCCGCTGCCCTCGCCTTCTACACGCGGAAGCTCGGCTTTGCCTTGGACATCACTTACGGCGACCCACCGTTCTACGGCATCGTGCAGCGGGACCGGGCGCGGCTCTGCCTGCGGCTCGTGGAAGGACCGGTCTTTGCGGGAGACGTGCGGGAGCGTGAAGAATTGCTGTCGGCATCGATCACGCTCGACAGCGCAGCGGCCATCGAGCGGCTTTTCCTTGACTATCAGGCGGCGGACGTGCCCTTCCACCTGGCATTGACGACGCAGCCGTGGGGCGCGAGGAATGTCATCGTTCGCGATCCGGCCGGCAACCTCATCCTCTTTGCCGCCCCCGGCGACTGA
- a CDS encoding phosphatidylserine decarboxylase has translation MSLVDTVRSTLVPIHREGWKFVAIFFVVSLLLGLLWEPLMWIGFVLTAWCAYFFRDPERLTPQDDDLVISPADGRVSAIAMVTPPAELELGDQPMLRISVFMNVFNCHVNRAPMRGRIARVAYRAGKFLNADLDKASQENERNGLVIESAHGPIGVVQIAGLVARRILCWSTMNDHLEAGERFGLIRFGSRLDVFLPEGAVPRVSLGQTAIAGETVLAEFGAAKGPVVSRRG, from the coding sequence ATGAGTTTGGTCGATACGGTACGCAGCACCCTGGTGCCGATTCATCGGGAGGGCTGGAAGTTCGTGGCGATCTTCTTCGTCGTCTCGCTGCTGCTGGGTCTCCTCTGGGAGCCGCTGATGTGGATCGGCTTCGTCCTGACGGCCTGGTGCGCCTATTTCTTCCGCGATCCCGAGCGCCTGACGCCGCAGGATGACGATCTCGTCATCTCGCCGGCCGATGGTCGCGTCTCGGCCATCGCCATGGTGACGCCGCCGGCCGAGCTGGAGCTTGGCGACCAGCCGATGCTGCGCATCTCGGTCTTCATGAATGTCTTCAACTGCCATGTGAACCGCGCGCCGATGCGCGGCCGCATCGCCCGCGTCGCCTATCGCGCGGGAAAATTCCTCAATGCCGATCTCGACAAGGCGAGCCAGGAGAACGAGCGCAACGGCCTCGTCATCGAAAGCGCCCATGGCCCGATCGGCGTCGTGCAGATCGCCGGTCTCGTCGCCCGCCGCATCCTGTGCTGGTCGACGATGAACGACCATCTGGAAGCCGGCGAGCGCTTCGGCCTCATCCGCTTCGGCTCGCGCCTCGACGTCTTCCTGCCGGAAGGCGCCGTGCCGCGCGTCAGCCTCGGCCAGACGGCGATTGCCGGCGAGACGGTGCTGGCGGAATTCGGCGCGGCCAAGGGGCCGGTCGTCAGCCGCCGCGGCTGA
- the pssA gene encoding CDP-diacylglycerol--serine O-phosphatidyltransferase, with translation MDTPFPPYEPNGPNDEARGPRLREIPLRIIIPNVITVLAICAGLTGIRLAFENRYELAVGMVLLAAFLDGIDGRIARLLKATSKFGGQMDSLADIVNFGVAPALVLYVFILDQARSFGWIAALIYTIAAGLRLARFNVMAERETKAQWQSEYFVGVPAPAGAMLVLLPVYLGFLGITPGPLFGFLASGYTVLIGFLLVSRLPVWSGKSEGSRIRRDLVLPAILLVVLYVATLMSFTWETMVVTVVAYLATLPFGARSWQRKYGGWTAPATPATSEFPEEPDGQ, from the coding sequence ATGGACACTCCGTTTCCACCCTATGAGCCGAATGGCCCGAACGACGAAGCCCGCGGTCCGCGCCTGCGGGAGATTCCGCTGCGCATCATCATCCCCAATGTCATCACGGTCCTGGCCATCTGCGCCGGCCTTACCGGCATCCGGCTCGCCTTCGAGAACCGCTACGAGCTTGCCGTCGGCATGGTGCTGCTCGCCGCCTTCCTCGACGGCATCGACGGGCGCATCGCGCGCCTCCTGAAGGCGACGTCGAAGTTCGGCGGCCAGATGGATTCGCTCGCCGATATCGTCAATTTCGGCGTTGCGCCGGCGCTCGTGCTCTATGTCTTCATCCTCGACCAGGCCCGCTCCTTCGGCTGGATCGCCGCGCTGATCTACACCATCGCCGCCGGCCTTCGCCTTGCGCGCTTCAATGTCATGGCCGAGCGCGAGACCAAGGCGCAGTGGCAGTCGGAATATTTCGTCGGCGTGCCGGCGCCGGCCGGCGCCATGCTGGTGCTGCTGCCGGTCTATCTCGGCTTCCTCGGCATCACGCCGGGGCCGCTCTTCGGCTTCCTCGCCTCCGGCTATACGGTGCTGATCGGCTTCCTGCTGGTGAGCCGCCTGCCGGTCTGGTCCGGCAAGTCCGAGGGCAGCCGTATCCGCCGCGACCTCGTCCTGCCCGCCATCCTGCTCGTCGTGCTCTATGTCGCCACGTTGATGAGCTTCACCTGGGAGACCATGGTGGTGACGGTCGTCGCCTATCTGGCGACCCTGCCGTTCGGCGCTCGTTCCTGGCAGCGCAAATATGGCGGCTGGACCGCGCCCGCGACGCCGGCCACCAGCGAGTTCCCCGAGGAACCCGACGGCCAGTAG
- a CDS encoding MarR family winged helix-turn-helix transcriptional regulator, whose product MNTTDPRERLLDDLSRVQRKMRALFDARVKERGLTLPRARALLILGRGAQLNQRELAEELDIETPTLVRLLDGMEKQGFIERQAVEGDRRAKQIVMTDYGAKVAREVLDLARSLRADVLKSIPTGDMSTTVKVFAVMAENIAQSCRESVEA is encoded by the coding sequence ATGAACACGACCGACCCGCGCGAACGCCTTCTCGACGATCTCTCCCGCGTCCAGCGCAAGATGCGCGCCCTGTTCGACGCGCGCGTGAAGGAGAGGGGGCTGACGTTGCCCCGCGCCCGCGCCCTGCTGATCCTTGGCCGCGGCGCGCAGCTCAACCAGCGTGAGCTTGCTGAAGAACTCGATATCGAGACGCCGACGCTCGTGCGCCTGCTCGACGGCATGGAAAAGCAGGGCTTCATCGAGCGTCAGGCCGTGGAAGGCGACCGCCGCGCCAAGCAGATCGTCATGACAGACTACGGCGCGAAGGTCGCCAGGGAAGTGCTCGATCTCGCCCGCTCGCTGCGCGCCGACGTTCTGAAGAGCATCCCGACGGGCGACATGTCCACCACCGTCAAGGTCTTTGCCGTCATGGCGGAGAACATCGCCCAGAGCTGTCGGGAGAGCGTCGAGGCATGA
- a CDS encoding MFS transporter, whose amino-acid sequence MAASTLLAMTQGFGMNLVAANIPQLQGPFGATSAEAVWLMAAYMAPNASLSLALIKIRNQYGLRHFAELGIAVFLVVSVLHIFITDLHSAIVLRFFAGIAAAPLSSLGFLYMLEAFTPARKLTVGISLALTNIGLAAPLTRLISPALIELGGVRALLHLEVALAMLSFAAIYLLPLTPIPRAKVIEKLDIVSYLFIAIGFGSGAVILVTGRTYWWMEAQWIGELLVVMIGALTVAAVLELNREKPLIDLRWLFSREVLHFAAVLVLFRLMLAEQTAVASNFFQIMGLQNDQLTRLYGVVALATLAGGLLCAVIMKPGREPGIHMIALLLIGVGAFLDSHATNLTRPEQMYLSQAMIAAGGSLFLPPAIAAGFTMALKKGPQYILSFIVVFLVTQSLGGLAGSALFGSFITLREKFHSNVLAQAMTLTDPLVAARVSQLSAAYGRTITDAAVLKAEGVALLGQQVTREANVLAHNDAFFVIALLAVAAAAALAIHWIYIRIKEAAAPVEGQAAVEG is encoded by the coding sequence ATGGCGGCCTCGACCCTGCTCGCCATGACGCAGGGTTTCGGCATGAACCTTGTCGCCGCCAATATCCCGCAGCTCCAAGGCCCCTTCGGCGCGACCAGCGCGGAGGCCGTCTGGCTGATGGCGGCCTATATGGCGCCGAATGCCTCGCTGTCGCTCGCCCTCATCAAGATCCGCAACCAGTATGGCCTGCGCCACTTCGCCGAGCTCGGCATCGCCGTCTTCCTCGTCGTCTCGGTGCTGCACATCTTCATCACCGACCTGCATTCCGCCATCGTGCTGCGCTTCTTCGCCGGCATCGCCGCCGCGCCGCTCTCCTCGCTCGGTTTCCTCTACATGCTGGAGGCCTTCACCCCGGCGCGCAAGCTGACGGTCGGCATCTCGCTGGCCTTGACCAATATCGGCCTCGCCGCGCCATTGACGCGCCTCATCTCCCCCGCGCTCATCGAGCTTGGCGGGGTAAGGGCCTTGCTCCATCTCGAAGTGGCGCTCGCCATGCTCTCCTTCGCGGCGATCTATCTTCTGCCGCTGACGCCGATACCGCGCGCGAAGGTCATCGAGAAGCTCGACATCGTCAGCTATCTCTTCATCGCCATCGGCTTCGGATCTGGCGCCGTCATCCTCGTCACCGGCCGCACCTACTGGTGGATGGAGGCCCAGTGGATCGGCGAGCTGCTGGTCGTCATGATCGGCGCGCTGACGGTCGCGGCCGTGCTGGAACTCAACCGGGAAAAGCCGCTGATCGACCTGCGCTGGCTGTTCAGCCGCGAGGTCCTGCATTTTGCCGCCGTCCTCGTCCTCTTCCGGCTGATGCTGGCCGAGCAGACGGCCGTTGCCAGCAACTTCTTCCAGATCATGGGGTTGCAGAATGACCAGCTCACGCGTCTTTACGGTGTCGTGGCGCTCGCCACGCTTGCCGGTGGCCTGCTTTGCGCGGTCATCATGAAGCCGGGCCGCGAGCCGGGCATCCACATGATCGCTCTGCTCCTGATCGGTGTCGGCGCGTTCCTGGACAGCCATGCGACGAACCTGACGCGTCCCGAGCAGATGTATCTCAGCCAGGCGATGATCGCCGCCGGGGGCAGCCTGTTCCTGCCGCCCGCCATCGCTGCCGGCTTCACCATGGCGCTGAAGAAGGGACCGCAATATATCCTCAGCTTCATCGTCGTCTTCCTGGTGACGCAGAGCCTTGGCGGCCTTGCCGGCTCGGCGCTGTTCGGCTCCTTCATCACGCTGCGCGAAAAATTCCACTCGAATGTTCTGGCGCAGGCGATGACGCTCACCGATCCGCTGGTCGCCGCGCGCGTCTCGCAGCTTTCCGCCGCCTATGGCCGCACGATCACCGACGCCGCCGTACTGAAGGCCGAGGGCGTCGCGCTGCTCGGCCAGCAGGTGACGCGCGAGGCCAATGTGCTTGCCCATAATGACGCGTTCTTCGTCATCGCGCTGCTGGCGGTCGCCGCCGCCGCCGCGCTCGCCATCCACTGGATTTACATTCGTATCAAGGAGGCCGCCGCACCCGTCGAGGGGCAGGCGGCCGTCGAAGGTTGA
- a CDS encoding HlyD family secretion protein, whose product MKQYIRNTATTLAVVLGIVGIGAVLYAWQLPPFASDVQTTDNAYVRGYVTLISPQLAGYITDVPVKDYEAVKAGQVLARLDDRIYRQKVEQAKATLASQTAALANSEQQENAARARIGASEAALASAKAARRRAEENWNRIEELSGKGIATQSDREQSRTALDQAEASVSQAEASLEVSKQDLQTIIVGRDSLRAAVAGAQASVELAKIDLSNTVITAPRDGVVGEVGVKLGQYVAAGTQLMAVVPHDTWVIANFKETQLAYIKPGQKVEVSVDALKHARLTGRVERFSPAAGSEFSVIRPDNATGNFTKVAQRIPVRIAIDEGQDLAKYLAPGLSVVVTTVVGE is encoded by the coding sequence ATGAAGCAATATATCCGCAACACCGCCACGACCCTCGCCGTCGTCCTCGGCATCGTCGGTATCGGCGCCGTGCTCTACGCCTGGCAGCTCCCGCCCTTTGCGAGCGATGTCCAGACCACGGACAACGCCTATGTGCGCGGCTACGTGACGCTGATCAGCCCGCAACTCGCCGGCTACATCACGGACGTTCCGGTGAAGGACTACGAGGCCGTCAAGGCCGGGCAGGTGCTCGCCCGCCTCGATGACCGCATCTATCGCCAGAAGGTCGAGCAGGCCAAGGCCACGCTCGCCAGCCAGACGGCGGCGCTCGCCAATTCCGAGCAGCAGGAAAACGCGGCGCGGGCGCGCATCGGCGCCAGTGAGGCGGCGCTTGCCAGTGCCAAGGCGGCCCGCCGCCGGGCCGAGGAGAACTGGAACCGCATCGAGGAGCTTTCCGGCAAGGGCATCGCCACCCAGAGCGACCGCGAACAGAGCCGCACCGCGCTCGACCAGGCGGAAGCGTCGGTCTCTCAGGCCGAGGCGAGCCTGGAAGTGTCGAAACAGGACCTGCAGACCATCATCGTCGGCCGCGATTCCCTTCGCGCGGCGGTGGCGGGTGCGCAGGCCTCGGTGGAGCTGGCGAAGATCGACCTTTCCAACACGGTCATCACCGCCCCGCGCGACGGTGTGGTGGGGGAGGTCGGCGTAAAGCTCGGCCAGTATGTCGCCGCCGGCACCCAGCTCATGGCCGTCGTGCCGCACGATACCTGGGTCATCGCCAATTTCAAGGAAACGCAGCTTGCCTATATCAAGCCCGGGCAGAAGGTCGAGGTCAGTGTCGATGCGTTGAAGCACGCAAGGCTGACCGGCCGTGTTGAACGCTTCTCGCCGGCCGCCGGCTCGGAATTCAGCGTCATCAGGCCGGACAACGCGACCGGTAATTTCACCAAGGTCGCCCAGCGCATTCCGGTGCGCATCGCCATCGACGAAGGGCAGGACCTTGCGAAGTATCTCGCACCGGGATTGTCGGTGGTGGTGACGACGGTGGTCGGGGAGTAG
- a CDS encoding SDR family NAD(P)-dependent oxidoreductase, which yields MSIDLKDRIALVTGASRGIGYFTALELAKAGAHVIACARTVGGLEELDDAIKEIGGSATLVPFDLADMAAIDKLGGSIFERWGKLDILVANAGVLGTISPIGHVEAKVFDKVMTINVTATWRLIRSVEPLLARSDAGRAVILSSSAAHKCKPFWGPYSASKAAVEALARTWAGETQRTALRITSFDPGATRTAMRAQAIPGEDPSTVQHPSEVAKAILPLVSRDYAETGKLYDMRQGRLLDYRLPE from the coding sequence ATGAGCATCGACCTGAAAGACCGCATCGCGCTGGTCACCGGCGCGTCGCGCGGCATCGGCTATTTCACCGCCCTGGAACTGGCGAAGGCCGGTGCGCATGTCATCGCCTGCGCGCGCACCGTCGGGGGGCTGGAAGAGCTGGACGATGCGATCAAGGAAATCGGCGGCAGCGCCACGCTGGTGCCCTTCGACCTTGCCGACATGGCGGCCATCGACAAGCTCGGCGGCTCGATCTTCGAGCGCTGGGGCAAGCTCGACATCCTCGTCGCCAATGCCGGCGTGCTGGGCACGATCTCGCCCATCGGCCATGTTGAGGCGAAGGTGTTCGACAAGGTCATGACGATCAACGTCACGGCGACCTGGCGTCTCATCCGCTCGGTCGAGCCGCTGCTGGCGCGTTCCGACGCCGGCCGCGCCGTCATCCTCTCCTCCAGCGCCGCGCACAAGTGCAAGCCCTTCTGGGGCCCCTACTCCGCCTCCAAGGCGGCCGTCGAGGCGCTTGCCCGCACCTGGGCCGGCGAGACGCAGCGCACGGCGCTGCGCATCACCTCCTTCGATCCGGGCGCGACCCGTACCGCCATGCGCGCACAGGCCATTCCCGGCGAGGATCCTTCGACGGTGCAGCATCCTTCCGAGGTGGCGAAGGCGATCCTGCCGTTGGTTTCTCGCGACTATGCGGAAACGGGCAAGCTCTACGACATGCGTCAAGGGCGTCTGCTGGATTATCGCCTGCCGGAGTGA